From one Anaerococcus prevotii DSM 20548 genomic stretch:
- a CDS encoding threonine/serine exporter family protein, whose translation MYLQEFIVSSIAAIGFALIFQVPKKPLLISALNAGFGWVIYKMTIAYTGSVYIGTFLSAFVISFISEFCARYFKFPALVFIVPGVINLCPGEAIFNTMKYFINNESALVLLTLSKALAIAGAISFGILLSSSFSRNMKNFRRRKVKRTNYLNYFRRKK comes from the coding sequence ATGTATTTACAAGAATTTATAGTATCTTCCATAGCGGCTATAGGATTTGCTTTGATATTTCAAGTTCCCAAAAAACCGCTACTAATATCTGCCTTAAACGCAGGATTCGGATGGGTAATATATAAAATGACAATAGCCTACACAGGAAGCGTCTATATAGGAACTTTTCTTTCAGCATTCGTCATATCATTTATATCAGAATTCTGTGCAAGATATTTCAAATTTCCAGCCTTGGTCTTTATCGTTCCTGGTGTAATCAATCTTTGCCCAGGAGAAGCTATATTTAACACGATGAAATACTTTATCAATAACGAAAGTGCCTTGGTTCTTCTAACCTTGTCTAAGGCCCTTGCAATAGCTGGAGCGATTTCATTTGGGATACTTTTATCGTCATCATTTTCAAGAAATATGAAAAACTTTAGAAGAAGAAAAGTCAAGAGAACGAACTACTTAAACTACTTTAGGAGGAAAAAATGA
- a CDS encoding threonine/serine exporter family protein, with amino-acid sequence MTTEAISSLDQAVILSEIASNAGAIMLANGAEIYRVEDTVERIIRSKKNIKDVDVYSTANVIVLSFSFNQEIHTNIRRVKSRTFNLYYINKVNSFSREFVSGNYSLQEALRELNKIKEDPGYPLAFQIFGSALSAAAFTILLGGKITDMLISFLVGFVSYIVSFQFQEAKFGFFLVNFIAGLVVSLITVTFRHFLPYIAVDKIVIGSMMAFLPGITLTNAMRDLMSGDVTSGLTGATTAILVSTALALGVAMPITIATYIR; translated from the coding sequence ATGACTACTGAAGCAATATCTAGCCTAGATCAGGCTGTTATCCTTTCAGAAATCGCATCCAACGCTGGAGCTATAATGCTAGCGAATGGAGCAGAAATTTATAGGGTGGAGGATACAGTAGAAAGAATAATAAGAAGCAAAAAAAACATCAAAGATGTAGATGTTTACTCTACTGCCAATGTCATAGTCCTATCTTTTTCCTTCAACCAGGAAATCCACACCAACATCAGAAGAGTTAAGTCTAGGACCTTTAACCTCTACTATATAAACAAGGTTAACTCATTTTCAAGAGAATTTGTAAGCGGCAATTACAGCCTACAGGAAGCCCTAAGAGAATTAAATAAGATTAAAGAAGATCCTGGTTACCCACTAGCCTTTCAAATATTTGGTTCAGCCCTTTCTGCCGCTGCCTTTACAATCCTATTGGGAGGAAAAATTACAGATATGCTAATATCTTTCTTAGTAGGATTTGTATCATATATAGTAAGTTTTCAGTTTCAGGAGGCAAAGTTCGGCTTCTTTCTAGTAAACTTTATTGCAGGGCTCGTAGTAAGTTTAATCACGGTAACTTTTAGACACTTCCTGCCTTATATTGCAGTAGATAAAATCGTAATAGGATCGATGATGGCCTTTCTTCCAGGAATCACTCTGACAAATGCCATGAGAGATCTGATGAGTGGGGATGTAACTAGTGGACTTACTGGAGCTACAACTGCTATCTTAGTTTCTACCGCACTAGCCCTTGGAGTTGCTATGCCAATAACTATAGCAACTTACATTAGATAA
- a CDS encoding J domain-containing protein: MGKFFGKILHVLATILGSIFNLLINIMNVITMTFEGIRQLLMLIFVFGCSTFFFFPVFALAIPRKWWTVIFIILIIPILGPKFISMLKYGNYTLTEWMYDRADTLITGKKVGYDSISDYSNKYKFEREEERRRAAEEAARFRQEEMNRRFEEMFRGFTYTNMNQGNWNSYNTNSGYSNMTNDLGFKEKYEKACNVLGVDYQTDIYQVKLNYRKLAKKYHPDINKDPNATEKFQEVNDAYEFLTEENINKYKTNYR, encoded by the coding sequence ATGGGAAAATTTTTCGGTAAGATTTTACATGTGCTTGCCACTATTTTGGGAAGTATATTTAATCTATTAATAAACATAATGAACGTAATAACCATGACCTTTGAAGGAATCAGACAATTACTAATGTTGATATTTGTATTTGGTTGTTCGACATTTTTTTTCTTTCCTGTCTTTGCTTTGGCTATACCGAGGAAGTGGTGGACGGTTATATTTATAATATTAATCATTCCAATCCTTGGTCCCAAGTTTATATCCATGCTCAAATACGGAAACTACACGCTGACAGAGTGGATGTACGATAGGGCTGATACTTTGATAACAGGAAAGAAAGTCGGCTACGATTCCATTTCTGATTATTCGAACAAGTATAAGTTTGAAAGAGAAGAAGAAAGAAGAAGGGCGGCCGAAGAAGCAGCAAGATTTCGTCAAGAAGAAATGAATAGAAGGTTTGAGGAAATGTTTAGGGGATTTACCTACACTAACATGAACCAGGGGAATTGGAATTCCTATAATACAAATTCAGGCTATAGCAATATGACAAATGACCTTGGCTTTAAGGAAAAATATGAGAAGGCCTGCAATGTTCTTGGGGTAGATTATCAAACAGATATCTACCAAGTTAAGCTCAACTATAGAAAGCTTGCCAAGAAATATCACCCTGATATAAACAAGGATCCTAATGCTACAGAGAAATTCCAGGAAGTAAATGACGCCTACGAATTCTTGACAGAAGAAAATATCAATAAGTACAAGACGAACTATAGATGA
- the msrA gene encoding peptide-methionine (S)-S-oxide reductase MsrA has protein sequence MKQTIYLAGGCFWGVDAYFKQLEGVEKTQAGYANGLTEDTFYENLKNSDHAETVKVTYEDEEISLEKLLEYFYYIIDPFSINKQGGDLGRQYRTGIYSEDRKILEEVRKFLEEKQKNEEEKIQVEVEKLKNYIKAEEYHQDYLKKNPNGYCHVNLLDRPDFN, from the coding sequence ATGAAACAAACTATATATCTAGCAGGCGGATGCTTCTGGGGAGTAGATGCCTACTTTAAACAATTAGAAGGAGTCGAAAAAACACAAGCAGGATATGCTAATGGCCTAACAGAGGATACCTTCTACGAAAATCTCAAAAACTCAGACCACGCCGAGACAGTAAAAGTGACCTATGAAGATGAAGAAATTAGCTTAGAGAAATTACTTGAATATTTTTACTATATAATAGATCCATTTTCAATTAACAAACAAGGTGGAGATTTGGGTAGACAATATAGGACTGGAATCTATTCTGAAGATAGAAAGATACTAGAAGAAGTAAGAAAATTCTTAGAAGAAAAACAAAAGAACGAAGAAGAAAAAATACAAGTAGAAGTAGAAAAACTAAAAAATTATATAAAAGCAGAAGAATATCACCAAGACTATCTAAAGAAAAATCCAAATGGCTACTGCCATGTCAATCTATTAGATAGGCCTGATTTCAACTAA